The DNA region TTGCAATTTTCTCTTCGTGAGCATTTATAGCTTTATCGAAATCTTCGTGTTTCTTTATCAATGCCTCAACATTATCGTTACTGTCAACGGTGTCTGCACTGCTCAAGAAAGCTTCTCGCGCGCTCATCCAATTCTCTGCCTGCTCACAGTCTCTGCAGAATAATTGTAGCTCTAAGTTTTGATCTAATTGCATGCGTCGTTGGATCCAAGCTTTTTCTAATTCCTGACGAGCTTCGGCCATTGATTCGAGTTTCTCTTGGATTTCTACACTGGCATAATGGCTCGATTGTAATAATTGTTGGCCAAATAATTCAAACGCTTGGAATGTTCCAGCTCTGGCATCGATTTCCATTCGGTGCTCCTGCNNNNNNNNNNNNNNNNNNNNNNNNNNNNNNNNNNNNNNNNNNNNNNNNNNNNNNNNNNNNNNNNNNNNNNNNNNNNNNNNNNNNNNNNNNNNNNNNNNNNNNNNNNNNNNNNNNNNNNNNNNNNAGAAAGAAAAAtcctgctttttcttttttatgaaatgcACAATTGTAttgttatatatcatttcaatCCACTCAATAATAAATGCTATAAGCGGCAAACGAAGCTGAAAATATTCAGATTGTTAATGAGCTAATATTTTCACGGAAAACACCGATCgcttttctcttgttctaacgagctttaatatattaaaatatatgcgtGATAATTAATTGTACGTATTTTCAGAGACAAAGCGTCGCAAATACGTCGCTGCATGCTAAAATCCTCTGATACCTCTGGAAGTACGCCGTATCGCGCATCTATCTCTGCTCTGTGATTCTATAATTCAAATAACTTGTGAACGAACTGTGGGACTACGAGAAAGGAAATGTTGTTACACGATGGAATTTACATTAGATTTACCTGATGACGTTCGAGCAATGCCTCAGCCCCTGTAACGTCCGATGCGAGCTCCTCAGAAGCAACAAGACCCATCATTGAGTTTATCCATGCCATCAAATCACGATAATCGCTAAGGAATCGTTGCAAGTCGTAAGAgtccaataatttttcttttctactattAGCCTTCGCTGTGAGCTGAGTCCATTCCTCGTTGATCTCTTTTTGTTTAGCATAAGTTTGTTCAGCTGTTTCCGGATGAGATTGCATCAAACGATTCGCTGTTTCATCCAACTGTTTAATTTTATCCCCAAGGGCTGCTAAATCTCTCTCCAATCCTTCGTGTTTACGTTGCAACGCTTGAACGCTACGTAAATCTTTACCAAGATCATCGTTATTCAACGCCGCGTCTTTCTCACGAATCCAATCTTTCGTTTCGTCAACGTCACGATGGAAACGTTGAACTTCGTGAGCAGAACCCAATTGGCTCGCTCGTTCGGCCGTAAGCGTTTGCAGGCTCTtccatttttcattcaaatcTTGTATTTGCGTTTGAATCTTTAACGCAGCTTCCGTCTGTCCCAGGCTCATCAGTTGTACAGCAATCTCGTTCATTTCTGCTAGACGTACCTCGTTGGCTTTTAGATCGGCCTGGAAatcatcgaatttcttttgcaTCACTTCTACTTGTTCCAAATCCTCACCAACGTCTTGTACTTGTGCATgattttctttgtcctttatCCAAGTTTCTAATTCAGCGGCTTCTCTGACGAGAACATACGCCTTGGCAGTTTCGTTCAATTTAACCTGACGTTCTCGAGCCAATCTCAAAAGGTCATCGTACTGTGCTTCGATCTGTGCTTGCCTAGCTGCAATTGAACTTTGCTCTCTTGCTAAATTCTGTTGGGAAGCACTCAAGCCTGCCTCAGGTTCGACACGTTTGACATATGCGGCTGGTACAAAGCCTTGGCGATCATTGACCTCTACTTTCCACCAATCTTTATTATTGGAATTAAGAAGAGTCAAGGTGTCACCTTTCTTCATGGATACCTCTCTCGGTGATTTTTCAGCGTAATCGTATAATGCAACGACACATTCTTTACCGGTTATATCAATGGTAGGAGTTTCCTGTTGACGACAGGAAGCTGCTTGTTCGCGTAAAGCTGTGATGGTACTGGCAAATGCTTCTAGGTCGCTAACAAGAGCTTCGTGTTTCTTTAACAAAGCCTCGGAACTGTCTTCGTCCTTACCGTAATCGGCATTCATAACTATcggtcttttctctttcatccagGATTCGGCTTCGTTAGCATCAGCGAAATACTGATGCGCCTGAAGCGAATCATCAAGATCATTTTTACGTTGCCGTGCCTTTTCTTTCAATTGTCCCCAATGTTCGTCCAAAGCGGCAAGACGTTGACTAATCTCTCCAGATGCGAAATGACCCTCTTGCAACATGGTTGAACCTGCTTGACATACAGCAGCTACTCGTGGTTCGTGATTATTGATTTCTGCGAGAACAGCTTGgtgtttcttttgtaaattctGAACGCCAATGAGATCACGTCCACGATTAGTAGATGCAGCGACTGGCTCTTTTTCACGAATCCAAGCTTCCTCGTCTTCGATATCTCTGAACAATTGTTGGACTTGCAAGGAATCCAAAAGTCGTTGTTTCCGAATACTCATGGGTCGTTGCAAGGCTGAATAACGTGCTTGCAATTGGTCTTGTTTCGATTTTATGTTGTCGGCATCAAAGTGTCCCTGTTTAACGAATTGCTCGGCGGCTTGAGCTATACTTTCAATTCTATCAGCGTGAGATGTTACATCAGCTTCCAAAAGGGCATGTTTCTTTTGTAAGTTTTGAACGCTGGTCAAATCCTTTCCATAATCTTCCGACATGAGCTGTCCTTCAACCTCCGAAAGCCACAATTCGATGTCTTCGACCGTACGATTAAATTGCTGTTGTTGAGACGCTTCTTGTAACTTTGCACCTTTCTTCTCTGTGGCATGTGCTAAACTTTCCCATAGCGATACGATTTCTTCTGTACGAGTGCGTATGCGATCACTGGCATAATGATTGTTGTCTATCAATTCTTGTCCCGTTGCTACCAACTCTTCCATACGAGTTTTGTTAGCATTCAATTCTTGTTCGAAATTCTGATGCTTTTGAACTTTTCCATTAAGATTAGTAGGATCCAAGTAGCTATCATCGGTGGCAAACTTAAGTTTCTCATTGATCCAACCTTTGGTTTCGTCGCAATCACGTTCGAATTGTTGTAACTTGTATGCATCTTCTAAACGATGTCTTCGTTGAGCGGACTTGTCAAGAAGTATAGCTCTCCTTTCTAATAACATTTGTCGTCGCTGAGCAACATCGTCTGCAGCATAATGTTCTCCCTCGATCAACTTGCCAGCGAACTCATCTAGTACtttgatcttttcttcttgagcTGCCAAGGACTTGTCGAAATCTTCGTGTTTCTTTATAAGAGCCTCTACACTGTCAAGAGAGTCACCTAAGTCTTCGTTAGCTAAAAACGCTTCTTGCTTTGCCATCCAAGCATCAGCCTGTTCTGTATCTCTGTAGAACAGTTGTAAATCCATACACTGTTCGTACAGAATACGTCGCTTCTCCCATAAACTAAGAAGAGACGCTTTATCTTCTGCAAGAGACTCCAATTTACGAGCTATTTCTTCGGCCGCATAATGTTTCTTCTCCAAAAGTTTATTGCCAGCCATAATTGTAGAATCGAAACTATCTGCTCTAGCGTCTATTTCTCCTTTGTGTTCTTGGTGTCTCTCTAAAAGGGCTTCAGCCCCGGCCACATCTTTAGCAAGTTCGTCAGCAGAAATAATCGCACGCATATCATTCATCCAAGAAACTAAATCTCTATAATCGGCCAAAAAACGATGCAAATAATACGATTCGTCGAGTTTCAAACGTCTTTCTTTGGCTTTCGTCGTTAGACTTTCCCAAGATTGAAGAATTTCTGCTCGTTTAGCTTGTATTTGTTTAGAATGGTCTGCTTGGTGAATAGCTGCCAGACGATCTGCTTCTGCTCCTAACGTATACACCTTATCTTCTAAAGCTGCAAGATCACGTTCTATACCCTCATGTTTGCGCTGAAGTGTTTGCACGCTGGCAAGATCACGTCCAAAGTCATCGGAAGATAACACAACATCTTTTTCTGCGATCCAAGCCATCGTCTCATCGGCATCTCGATTAAATCTTTGAATTTCATGTGCCccaaataatttctcttgtCTAAGGATCGCAAGTTGTTTCAATTTTTGCCATGATTCATTTAATTCCTCTTTTCTACGCAAAATGGTATCACGTTCTGGATGACCGTCTAAGAGAAGTTTGTCTGCGATTTCATTGACTTCTGTTACTCTGTACTCTTGACTCGCCATATCCTTCTGAAATTCATCAAATTTCCTTTGCAATACCTCAACATGTTCTAAATCATGACCGAATTCGTCAGTAGTCACAAATGCCTCTTTATCATGGATCCAAAACATGACTTCATCGCAGTGTCGTATGAATTGTACAAGAACTAAAGCTTGTTGTAATTTCAACCCTTTGTCAGCCAATCGTGACAATAATAATTCCCACAAGCTATGAAGTTCCtctgtaaaattaaatatacgaacgaatgtgtatataagattataaatatagcCGATAAGATATAGCCAATCATGATTCGCAATAAAAAAAGTTGCCATCTATGTTTACCTAATCTTTTACGAATGACATCACTAGCAAAGTGATGTTGCGCTATCATCTCAGAACCAGTATTATCGAGTAACACGATAGCATTGGAGTGAGCAGCAACTTCTGCTTCGAATGCTTGGTGTTTCTGAATTTTGGCTTGCAAATTTGTCGGATCTTTGTAGCTTTCATCCGAAGCTGCTTGTAACTTTTCGTAAATCCATCCCTCGAGTTCATCCGCATCTCGCTTAAAATACTAAAGCGAACGATGATTgttagaggaaaaaagaaaggacgcaatttgtatattatattatgcaatagaaaaataaatataaatcaactGAAATATCATATTACTTGAAAGCGACGGGAGTCCTCGAGTTTATCTCGTTTGCTACGAGCTTCCGCTTTAAAATTAGCATATCTTCCAAGAACTTGTTCACGTCGTTCTTGAATATCTTCTGGATTTTCCAGAATTTTCACCTCCTTTGGTGTTATCTGATCCATCGCTGAAGATTCTTTATATCGAACGTCTTTAATGAATATCCACTTGCGGCCAAGATGGCCGTGGGGTGTGGCTCGTCGattgttttttcaaaaatcaagAATTCGCTTATCTGAAACTATAACAATGTTTAACAATATACGTTCActaaacttttatattatcttttatttaacaaatttctacGACTCATAAATAAACTCGACTAAAAATACACACTTTCTTCGTGCGCTCCAATTACTCGCTTAGATCCGTTACTAACGCGCTCTCTCTGCACAGTGACGTTTCGAGGAACACGTAACGGTGCGGCTGATACGTGATTGGTCGATTTATTTCGTACTGTATTCACCCAACCTTACCTTTGCTCAATAGGTCAAATTCACATTGGTTGAA from Vespula pensylvanica isolate Volc-1 chromosome 12, ASM1446617v1, whole genome shotgun sequence includes:
- the LOC122633344 gene encoding spectrin alpha chain isoform X1, encoding MDQITPKEVKILENPEDIQERREQVLGRYANFKAEARSKRDKLEDSRRFQYFKRDADELEGWIYEKLQAASDESYKDPTNLQAKIQKHQAFEAEVAAHSNAIVLLDNTGSEMIAQHHFASDVIRKRLEELHSLWELLLSRLADKGLKLQQALVLVQFIRHCDEVMFWIHDKEAFVTTDEFGHDLEHVEVLQRKFDEFQKDMASQEYRVTEVNEIADKLLLDGHPERDTILRRKEELNESWQKLKQLAILRQEKLFGAHEIQRFNRDADETMAWIAEKDVVLSSDDFGRDLASVQTLQRKHEGIERDLAALEDKVYTLGAEADRLAAIHQADHSKQIQAKRAEILQSWESLTTKAKERRLKLDESYYLHRFLADYRDLVSWMNDMRAIISADELAKDVAGAEALLERHQEHKGEIDARADSFDSTIMAGNKLLEKKHYAAEEIARKLESLAEDKASLLSLWEKRRILYEQCMDLQLFYRDTEQADAWMAKQEAFLANEDLGDSLDSVEALIKKHEDFDKSLAAQEEKIKVLDEFAGKLIEGEHYAADDVAQRRQMLLERRAILLDKSAQRRHRLEDAYKLQQFERDCDETKGWINEKLKFATDDSYLDPTNLNGKVQKHQNFEQELNANKTRMEELVATGQELIDNNHYASDRIRTRTEEIVSLWESLAHATEKKGAKLQEASQQQQFNRTVEDIELWLSEVEGQLMSEDYGKDLTSVQNLQKKHALLEADVTSHADRIESIAQAAEQFVKQGHFDADNIKSKQDQLQARYSALQRPMSIRKQRLLDSLQVQQLFRDIEDEEAWIREKEPVAASTNRGRDLIGVQNLQKKHQAVLAEINNHEPRVAAVCQAGSTMLQEGHFASGEISQRLAALDEHWGQLKEKARQRKNDLDDSLQAHQYFADANEAESWMKEKRPIVMNADYGKDEDSSEALLKKHEALVSDLEAFASTITALREQAASCRQQETPTIDITGKECVVALYDYAEKSPREVSMKKGDTLTLLNSNNKDWWKVEVNDRQGFVPAAYVKRVEPEAGLSASQQNLAREQSSIAARQAQIEAQYDDLLRLARERQVKLNETAKAYVLVREAAELETWIKDKENHAQVQDVGEDLEQVEVMQKKFDDFQADLKANEVRLAEMNEIAVQLMSLGQTEAALKIQTQIQDLNEKWKSLQTLTAERASQLGSAHEVQRFHRDVDETKDWIREKDAALNNDDLGKDLRSVQALQRKHEGLERDLAALGDKIKQLDETANRLMQSHPETAEQTYAKQKEINEEWTQLTAKANSRKEKLLDSYDLQRFLSDYRDLMAWINSMMGLVASEELASDVTGAEALLERHQNHRAEIDARYGVLPEEHRMEIDARAGTFQAFELFGQQLLQSSHYASVEIQEKLESMAEARQELEKAWIQRRMQLDQNLELQLFCRDCEQAENWMSAREAFLSSADTVDSNDNVEALIKKHEDFDKAINAHEEKIATLQTLADQLIAAEHYAAKPIDEKRCQVLDRWRHLKDALIEKRSKLGESQTLQQFSRDADEIENWIAEKLQLATEENYKDPANIQSKHQKHQAFEAELAANADRIQSVLAMGGNLIEKHQCAGSEDAVQKRLASIADQWEYLTQKTTEKSMKLKEANKQRTYIAAVKDLDFWLGEVESLLTSEDAGKDLASVQNLMKKHQLVEADIQAHEERIKDMNAQADSLIESGQFDATGIQEKRQSINERYERIRNLAAHRQARLNEANTLHQFFRDIADEESWIKEKKLLVGSDDYGRDLTGVQNLKKKHKRLEAELGSHEPAIQAVQEAGEKLMDVSNLGAHEIEQRLKLLNQAWSELKQLAANRGQKLDESLTYQQFLAKVEEEEAWITEKQQLLSVEDYGDTMAAVQGLLKKHDAFETDFAAHGERCKDICEAGEALIKAGNHRADAIGQRCTQLRNKLEQLGALAARRKTRLNDNSAYLQFMWKADVVESWIADKETHVRSEEFGRDLSTVQTLLTKQETFDAGLHAFEHEGIQNITSLKEMLVDAGHDQTPSIQKRHADVITRWQKLLADSDARKQRLLRMQDQFRQIEELYLTFAKKASAFNSWFENAEEDLTDPVRCNSIEEIRALREAHAQFQASLSSAEADFQALAALDRQIKSFNVGPNPYTWFTMEALEDTWRNLQKIIKERDVELAKEAQRQEENDKLRKEFAKHSNAFHQWLAETRTSMMEGSGSLEQQLEATKRKTQEVRARRQDLKKIEDLGAILEEHLILDNRYTEHSTVGLAQQWDQLDQLGMRMQHNLEQQIQARNQSGVSEDALKEFSMMFKHFDKDKSGRLNHQEFKSCLRALGYDLPMVEEGQPDPEFENILDIVDPNRDGYVSLQEYMAFMISKETENVQSSEEIENAFRAITAADRPYVTKEELYANLTKEMADYCVARMKPYVDPKTERPITGALDYIEFTRTLFQN
- the LOC122633344 gene encoding spectrin alpha chain isoform X2 — its product is MDQITPKEVKILENPEDIQERREQVLGRYANFKAEARSKRDKLEDSRRFQYFKRDADELEGWIYEKLQAASDESYKDPTNLQAKIQKHQAFEAEVAAHSNAIVLLDNTGSEMIAQHHFASDVIRKRLEELHSLWELLLSRLADKGLKLQQALVLVQFIRHCDEVMFWIHDKEAFVTTDEFGHDLEHVEVLQRKFDEFQKDMASQEYRVTEVNEIADKLLLDGHPERDTILRRKEELNESWQKLKQLAILRQEKLFGAHEIQRFNRDADETMAWIAEKDVVLSSDDFGRDLASVQTLQRKHEGIERDLAALEDKVYTLGAEADRLAAIHQADHSKQIQAKRAEILQSWESLTTKAKERRLKLDESYYLHRFLADYRDLVSWMNDMRAIISADELAKDVAGAEALLERHQEHKGEIDARADSFDSTIMAGNKLLEKKHYAAEEIARKLESLAEDKASLLSLWEKRRILYEQCMDLQLFYRDTEQADAWMAKQEAFLANEDLGDSLDSVEALIKKHEDFDKSLAAQEEKIKVLDEFAGKLIEGEHYAADDVAQRRQMLLERRAILLDKSAQRRHRLEDAYKLQQFERDCDETKGWINEKLKFATDDSYLDPTNLNGKVQKHQNFEQELNANKTRMEELVATGQELIDNNHYASDRIRTRTEEIVSLWESLAHATEKKGAKLQEASQQQQFNRTVEDIELWLSEVEGQLMSEDYGKDLTSVQNLQKKHALLEADVTSHADRIESIAQAAEQFVKQGHFDADNIKSKQDQLQARYSALQRPMSIRKQRLLDSLQVQQLFRDIEDEEAWIREKEPVAASTNRGRDLIGVQNLQKKHQAVLAEINNHEPRVAAVCQAGSTMLQEGHFASGEISQRLAALDEHWGQLKEKARQRKNDLDDSLQAHQYFADANEAESWMKEKRPIVMNADYGKDEDSSEALLKKHEALVSDLEAFASTITALREQAASCRQQETPTIDITGKECVVALYDYAEKSPREVSMKKGDTLTLLNSNNKDWWKVEVNDRQGFVPAAYVKRVEPEAGLSASQQNLAREQSSIAARQAQIEAQYDDLLRLARERQVKLNETAKAYVLVREAAELETWIKDKENHAQVQDVGEDLEQVEVMQKKFDDFQADLKANEVRLAEMNEIAVQLMSLGQTEAALKIQTQIQDLNEKWKSLQTLTAERASQLGSAHEVQRFHRDVDETKDWIREKDAALNNDDLGKDLRSVQALQRKHEGLERDLAALGDKIKQLDETANRLMQSHPETAEQTYAKQKEINEEWTQLTAKANSRKEKLLDSYDLQRFLSDYRDLMAWINSMMGLVASEELASDVTGAEALLERHQEHRMEIDARAGTFQAFELFGQQLLQSSHYASVEIQEKLESMAEARQELEKAWIQRRMQLDQNLELQLFCRDCEQAENWMSAREAFLSSADTVDSNDNVEALIKKHEDFDKAINAHEEKIATLQTLADQLIAAEHYAAKPIDEKRCQVLDRWRHLKDALIEKRSKLGESQTLQQFSRDADEIENWIAEKLQLATEENYKDPANIQSKHQKHQAFEAELAANADRIQSVLAMGGNLIEKHQCAGSEDAVQKRLASIADQWEYLTQKTTEKSMKLKEANKQRTYIAAVKDLDFWLGEVESLLTSEDAGKDLASVQNLMKKHQLVEADIQAHEERIKDMNAQADSLIESGQFDATGIQEKRQSINERYERIRNLAAHRQARLNEANTLHQFFRDIADEESWIKEKKLLVGSDDYGRDLTGVQNLKKKHKRLEAELGSHEPAIQAVQEAGEKLMDVSNLGAHEIEQRLKLLNQAWSELKQLAANRGQKLDESLTYQQFLAKVEEEEAWITEKQQLLSVEDYGDTMAAVQGLLKKHDAFETDFAAHGERCKDICEAGEALIKAGNHRADAIGQRCTQLRNKLEQLGALAARRKTRLNDNSAYLQFMWKADVVESWIADKETHVRSEEFGRDLSTVQTLLTKQETFDAGLHAFEHEGIQNITSLKEMLVDAGHDQTPSIQKRHADVITRWQKLLADSDARKQRLLRMQDQFRQIEELYLTFAKKASAFNSWFENAEEDLTDPVRCNSIEEIRALREAHAQFQASLSSAEADFQALAALDRQIKSFNVGPNPYTWFTMEALEDTWRNLQKIIKERDVELAKEAQRQEENDKLRKEFAKHSNAFHQWLAETRTSMMEGSGSLEQQLEATKRKTQEVRARRQDLKKIEDLGAILEEHLILDNRYTEHSTVGLAQQWDQLDQLGMRMQHNLEQQIQARNQSGVSEDALKEFSMMFKHFDKDKSGRLNHQEFKSCLRALGYDLPMVEEGQPDPEFENILDIVDPNRDGYVSLQEYMAFMISKETENVQSSEEIENAFRAITAADRPYVTKEELYANLTKEMADYCVARMKPYVDPKTERPITGALDYIEFTRTLFQN